The genome window GTATTTGACTGCAATAGACCCAAGAACCCAAAGAGAACAATTTATTAGTACAGTCGGTCTATTGGAATCTTACCGTGCATTTCGTTGTCCTTAGCTTATAGTTTTCGGTAACCCAACAAACACTATAAATGGTAATTTACCTAGAAAAGAAGAAAGTGTTTAGCCAAATGAACTCTTATAATATTCGTATTTGTTTTGCTAATTAACTTAAATCTGAAGCCAAAACGAAACCAACCGGTTGAATTCTTACTGCGAATGTTTTCATAGCGGATATAAGATATTATGAATGTGTCGCGCGATATGCGTGGTTTGTTGGGTAAACATGACGTATGTATGGTGGAATGATACAGATGTGCTGACACGTACAAACagacatacaaatgtatacaaatatacaaatggAGATGAATACCTTATGTACACATTTGCAAGTGTGAAATTGTACGCGTGACAACTTATATATGTCGATTAACTAGTTGTGCTATGGTGCACAAGAATAtccattatttaatttaatatgcataTTAACATCGAATTATACCGTTGTTTAAGGCAAGGGAAATTAAACGCTGGTGACTCACTCTTATCGGACCACTTAAGTAATTAATTGGGGAAGAACAAGAATTACAACCTTCGCCACAATTGATTAACACTTAAAAGCGAGAGTTTTCTAAATATAGCGTAATGGTTGCAGAATCTTACCTTCTGGAGtgcacaaaaacacaaaacaaacaattatttttctcCCTTCACCAAGTGACTTTTCTGGAAAACTGTGTCTCTTTCTTGGAGATGTAATATGCCATCGATATAATTTGGCGGTCGTCAGTCGATATATCGTTATACGCCTGGTACgcagtttatttcaaattgtatgcaataaatttaaagaaaatatttttatatattctacaaattcaattttaattaataatatttcaaattcgatcggttaataatattatacttGCATTTATAAGCCTATATTGAATTGTTATACAAATTATCGTAGCCTGCTTTCATAAACACTTTTAACTGACATCGATAGGCCAACTATCGATAAGGGTAGACAATCAACTCATTTATATCGAATGCACTGCACCGagcatgctgctgctgcaatagTTCCGCGAACTCGTGTAATTTCGTTtgtgtattaaataaaagagGCGAAAAATAACTGGTAAGCGCATTTCGAATgcacaaaaaatcaataagtGAAGGGCAACCAATGCGCCTGCTGTGAATAAAGGGTTACACGTTTAGgttatgtgtgtgagtgtgtgccgCAGCAGACAAAGAGAACGAGAAGTCCCCACTCCATATGGAATGACAATTTCTACGTGGAGTTGACTGAACTGCAGAATAAATTCAGCTGCAGCCGAGTTTAATTGTATTGCTGAGTCTGAATGTGCAAACTTCTATTTATATAGTCTACGAATatccatatatatttgttgtctatacatgtgagtgtgtgtgtgtgtgttagtgacGCAATAGTTTTTGAGAGTGCCGGATGCGTGTGTTCCCCTCGATTCTCTTGCCTGTTGCTTATCAGAGTATGTTGgaataataaacatatttgattttacaGCCGATTTTGTGCATTCCAATATGGTCGAGGAAAAGGAGAACGTAGCCAGTGCGAATGCCGCTTCGGGGCAGGAGCCGGTATCCAAGAAGGGAGCCAAGAAGCAAGCGAAAGCAGCGAAGGCAAGTTGATTTGTAGACGTGGcctctttttaattttctctCTTGCTATTTCCAATGTTATCAGTAGTATGGCTATTAATTCTATCTTTATCTCTCTTCACACACAGAAAGCTGAGCAGAAAGCCGAGAAtgccgctgccattgctgccGACGAGGCGGCCGGCGACAATGCAGCCGATCATGCTGCAGGTCGTTACGGACTCTCCGAGATGATACAATCGAAAGATAAGCGCAGCGAACGCGAGTTCGTCTTGGTGCCCGAGCTGAGCCAGCATGTGGGCAAGGGACTGGTCTGGGTGCGCGGACGTGTCCATACTTCGCGTGCCAAGGGCAAACAGTGCTTCCTCATTCTACGCCAGCAGAGCAGCTCTGTGCAGTGCATTCTGGCCGTGGGCGATGTCATTTCCAAACAAATGGTCAAGTTTGCCGGCAAGTAAGTGCACCTGTTGCttacaataaatcaaattcgAGACTAAATCATGTTATTTGCTTTGCAGCATACCCAAGGAGAGCATCATTGATATTCAAGCGAAACCCGTGGCGGTGGCCAACAAGATTGAGTCCTGCACAGAACAGCTGGTTGAGCTGTCTGTCGAACAAATCTTTGTCATCTCGCAGGCGAAGGCTCAGCTGCCCCTGCAGATTGAAGATGCGTCAAGGCCAGAGAATCCCGATGACGCTGAGGGACTTAATATACGCGTCAACCAGGACACGAGGTTGGACAATCGTGTGCTCGACTTGAGAACCCCAGCGAATCAGGCCATCTTTCGTCTGGAGGCTGGCGTTTGCCGTCTGTTCCGCGATATTCTTACCGACCAGGGTTTCACCGAGATTCACACGCCCAAGATCATTTCCGCTGCCAGTGAAGGTGGTGCCAACGTCTTCACCGTCAGCTACTTCAAGGGTGAGTCTGAACTCGGCAAATTCACGAGCTGAACATGAATTAATCTAATTATTATGCAGATTCTGCGTATCTGGCGCAGTCTCCACAGTTGTACAAGCAAATGGCCATCGCCGCTGACTTCGACAAGGTGTTCACAGTGGGAGCTGTGTTCCGTGCTGAGGATTCAAATACGCACAGGCATTTAACCGAGTTCGTTGGTCTCGACTTGGAGATGGCATTCAAATATCACTATCACGAGGTGCTGCATACTATTGGCAACACGTTTACAGCCATCTTCAAGGGACTGCGCGATAAGTATAGTCGCGAGATTGAGGCTGTTGGCCAACAGTACAAAGTGGATGCATTTAAGTTCTTGGAGCCACCACTGATACTGCAGTTCGCTGAGGGTGTTGCCATGTTGCGCGAGGCTGGTGTGGAAACTGGTGACGAGGAGGATTTGTCAACTCCAAACGAGAAATTGTTGGGACGCTTGGTGAAAGCCAAGTACGACACTGACTTCTACATCCTCGACAAGTTCCCATTGGCGATACGACCATTTTATACGATGCCCGATCCCAACAATCCTGTTTATTCCAACTCATACGATATGTTTATGCGTGGTGAAGAGATTCTGTCGGGCGCTCAGCGTATCCACGATCCCGAGTACTTAATTGAGCGTGCTAAGCACCATGGCATTGGTAAGTGAAATAGTTTCTTTGAATTGCCCAGCTTGATGCTAATCGAATCTTTGTTGCTTATTGCAGACACTTCGAAAATTGCCGCTTATATTGAATCCTTCCGTTACGGATGTCCACCACACGCTGGCGGTGGTATTGGCATGGAGCGCGTCGTCATGTTGTATCTTGGCTTGGACAACATTAGGAAGACTTCTATGTTCCCACGTGATCCCAAACGGTTAACGCCTTAAATGTGCCGCTCAGAAACGCAAAAACtctatttaattgaattaaattcgCAAACAAaccaattttttattgtttcctCTTAACTTTCCAAACTGTGACCCTATGCCAACTCTCAGCAAAATCTTTATTTTAGTAGAACCTTCACTCCCCTACTTTATGTTGGAGCTCTTTCCTTAAGACTTACATACTGCAAAGTTGTTTAACAACGAGAAATGTAAAGACTGTTTAGAAGTCAAATTGTTTAATACCGTATCAAATAAATCTTTGCAAGTGTGTTTAGTAATTGCTCTTCGAGTGCTTTTATTCAGATGGTAATGggtaatatgtatgtatgtatctaatAATATAGTAACGGAAACTGGAAATGAAGCTTTATTTATGATGCTGCAATTTGTAAACGAGGAAAGTTTAGTATTTGATGCcttttcaatataataataattcaatatttttaataattcacgTGTGTTGTTCGTAAATTGTCTAAGACAATTTATcctttaataataaaaaaatgctaTAGAATGCACAATTATGAATTAGGTTGCGGCATCtcctatttggtatatatttctTGCTTACGTACAACtgccaaatttaaaataacatcAATTGGTATTTCCACcttgtaataaatattctattacatttttttattttatttatttatatattattcagTTATTTCGTAATGTAATGTAAGTTAAATTTTGATGAATTACTTTTCTCATACTTAGTGATTGCGATGGagcaaatatacaatttataaactggctttattaaaatatttctctaTTTAATAACGCCGGTTTATTAAATTCATAGAAGAacataaaatcatttttcttATAAGAgaaattaatagaaattttcgaaaaaggaaatcaatcaaaattgaatatttctgGGTATCtgttaaattatatacatttttgtgaATAACCTGCGGTAGTCAGAATGTATAAGTTTTGATTTAATAACACTCTTTGAAACGTGAATATATGTGTACAGAAGTAAATAATAGGGCCAATTACTTTGACAGAGTCTTAGCACAGTTTTGCCAAGTTAAAAACGGTGTACCATCCCACAGCAGGTAAAACTGTTAACTTGTAaaaaatttatacatttaaagtACATATAAGGAAAATCACAAACAATTCGACTatcaattgatttaattaatacGAGTCCTTTAGCTTGGTAGCAATGTGCAATGTGTCAGACACTGATTAAGAGTTCATTATGTAGTGTGAGTATAACAGGCAATCATGGTAATACTTCATCCAGAGAAGCAGAGTCAGAGACATGCATGAAAATTCACTGGGAATCGTTGACATACTCGAGTAGTCGTCGTTGTCGAATTGAACTTATCGCACAAGTGTCCGCTGCGCACACACCTTGTCAACAAAGAAAGCACAATAAATTGTATTCAGCCTCAATTAGATTATTATCAATACGAAAACGAGTACGAGTACGAGTACGAGAACAAGTACGTTAACGTATACGTCACGTTGTGTCCAACTGGAACACTGTTGACACAGTTGGCAAATACTTTTCGGTCAAACAAAAGGACGAATGCGAATACAAATTCCTTTCAATCTGTGTGCGTGTACGTGTTGCACAGAGCTCCAGCTCAAACAACGCGAGTATCGGAAAGCGAACTTTAAAATCAGACAACAGTGCGACAAGCCGTAGAGGACAGGCCGTAACAGAAAGGCCCAGCACAGCTCAACACAGCACATCACAGCAAAGAACAGAGCAGCACAGTACAGCACAGAGTAGAACAGAATGAACCGAAGCAGAGGAAAAGAGAGGAGAACAGGGCAGGAGCAAATATTTCGTACTGTGAGTCCGTCTACTTCAAGACACAATTGAGACGCActccattttattttcacacCGCGGCATCGTTAGTCCAGACACCGCgcacaaacaataacaacagcagtggcaacaacaaccactgcATATAAAtgccatacacacacaaacacacacattagCAAAGTGGGCGTCGCTGAGTGCTTACGCAGAGAACACACCAGTTGTCTCGCTCTATTCAAGACTCGTAGCGCTTGCGACGAGCGAGATGGCATATGCACAAAATGCCATTTTGTTTGCGCTTCTGCTGCGCCGCAGTTGCTGTCGCGACTGCAACAACGAcgagcaaacagcagcagaaggcagcaggcagccAGTTTGTTTTCTCCCTTCCAATTGAGCGGCAGCGGCGGTTTCTCCGCATCGCCTTACGCTcgcgtattcgtattcgtattcgccTTCTCAGTCCCAGTCGAAGTGAGCGATCGCAGCAAGTGCAGTTCATTTTCAGTGTATATGCgttggcaattaaaatataatccGCCATCGGCAATCGCCTTTGTCGCTGCCTCCGCCGCCGCCTCCGTTGCGCTCGATGCACTTGCACCTTCACTTTAAGCTTTAGTGATGCTGCGTATGTAACGTAAACTAATGTGAATGTGAGCATCGGTCGTCAcagtcgccgtcgctgtcgtcgtAGTCGAAatcgtcgccatcgccatcgccgtcgccgtcgccgccgTTGTTGTCATCGCCGCCGCCACCTTCGCCGCGCTGCCAACTCGCAAGAATTTATGGAATTTGGCATTTGTGGATTTAgcgaaaatattttcattgagTGCGCGAGCAAATGTTTTTGTGTACGCTTCGCTTTCGGATCTTGCTACGACACTGAGTTATCCCCCTTCCCCCTAACGtagcaataataaaaagcagcgttaaaattttaaaaattcacGTGAAAATTCCGGCgcttataaatttaattactatttaaattaactgCAAGCGAAACGCAAATCGCGTGTCTTTACGACGGCATTAAACCGTCACTGTCACTTCAAAGCTATATGTGAATCAAAAACGAAGCAAAGTGTTTTTTGCCTccatatatacgagtatacaatatacataaatatataaatacctGCTTATTGTTCAAGtgaataaatcaaaacaaaacacacaataaattgcaataattggATTATGAATTTAATGAACTCTAAATGGTGAGTACAAAAATTTCAATCAGCCTCAAAGATACACATAgtactttataaataataatgaaaatgtctACAATTATACGTATTATACAATTTGCACATAATTCATTAATAGGAATGTCatgcaaattacatttttgggtcgaaatgaatataataaataatctttcAGACACATTTCTAAAATGTATTTCTCATATTTTTGAAAtgctttcaaatatttcaaagaacactatttaaatttaaaacaatagcATTTCAAAAAATGAAACTAATATTAAGATTCCTTATAttgtttatggtatatattaagattatattttatgattatttgcAAACTTTCTTCatcattaaatattcttattgTCTTTTACACACGTTGTGAAAGAACAAAGTTTATGTTGAAAACAAGTAATAGTCTTACagaatttaaaactaattagTTTCTggttaatttattgttttcgaACTgtcttaataataaaatattcttgatAACAACCTTAAATTGGCAAAAGTtgaagaaggaaaaaaatatgcaCATTATTATGGAGATTATTAGTGAAGtttaaactttgttttttttttttgaatagtAGCTAggtaatataattatttatataacacATCAGTACTAGTAAATACAGAGAAAatagatatatacataaataaatttatgtatatgtatataaatataaatgtttgtCAAGTTTTTTGAATTGCCGACGGAGTTTTCAAAAGCTTTTAAAGCTTAATAAATGATAATTGATTTACGTAtgattgtatataaataataatataaatataaaagatttttttagttttataataGAATGTTCtcattttttaagaaataagaatttttcattattttaacaaatattacaataaatgcaataacTATCATTCTTAAATATGCTtcttaaaagaaatttaatcagtaaaaaaaaatttgggtttaactgaaatgaaaatgattgaatttatgaaaatgattttgaGATTTGTTATAATCTTATTCTTATtgtgcatttttatatatCCAAATTTAAAGGAAGATAATATCTAGATAAATTTGCAAGGGCATTTGCACACAAATGCGATTCGTAATTACGTGaagaaacttttattttgacacaagcaacaattttaatgctTCTTTCTCAttggcattttttttcttcttttccaTATAGGGATTGCAATTATTCAACGGAAACTCAAGCAAGGGAGTGGCCAAATAATAATGGATGCTAGGAAAACGGCAACAAAACAagtacaataacaatagcagctacaaacaacaataacaacaacaacgactagCTGCAGTCAACAATGTGGAAATGATAATTGCAATTGCCTGCGCAtagaagcaaagcaaagcaaagcgggTGAAGAAAGTTGaagagcagcaaacaaaacagaaaaaaaagccAAGGAAAATTCAAAGAAAGAAGTTTGcgaagcaaacaaaagaaaaacgcttgcacaaaaaaaacggAAGCCTAGCGAAACAagttaaaaagaaaagcaaacaataacaGCTTCAActacaacatcaacatcgaaAAAAATAGAGACGAAAAGTAATTAAAGCTCTTGATACAAACGCGATGGTGTTTtacaatatgtaaatataattagcCGAGCGGAGTTTTCATTCCTGGAATTCGCCTTCGCCATTGCCAAGTGACTGcggcaaatacaaaaaagaaaatacaaatacaacagtaacaacaaaacGCAACACGCCAACAGCAACTTCAGACTTTAGTTTGAGCCGGTTTTATAAttactccactccactccactccactccagtTGGATTCAGCTGCACCTCATCCCATCCCTCTGCCACTTCACCTCACTTGACTTTACTTCAGTGGCCCAAAGCTCAGCCCCGAGGCTGAGGCCTAGAAGGAGGCGCAGGCGCGGccattgcaactgcaacttgcaactggcaaccgCTGCAAAGTGCTGTAAACGATTCcaaaagcagcaactgcaacaactacaacaacacaagTGAACAGCCAACGGCAATTGGAATAGCAATTGCTTGGGATTGTGCTGAAGGCGCTGCAATTTCCATCAGCGATCATTGTGCAAAATTTTGTGGAAAAGCTGACGAGAAAAACTGTGATTACTGTGCAActtaatacataaatacttagtttgtgtttgtgcaactctctgtgtgtgtgcgtgcgtgtctTAGTGTATCTGTGCTTTAAACGACACACTTTGCGAATTGAGTGCGactgcaacttgcaactgcaactgcaactgcaactgcaactgcgacgaTGGCAGTGTCCTGCCCAGAAGTTATGTACGGTGCCTATTATCCATATCTGTATGGGCGCGCAGGACCAAGTCGTTCATTTTATCAATATGAGAGGGTAAGTTGACaactctttctttctcttaaCATTCCaccaagcaaagcaaattatatttaatgccCCAAATGACATCGCTAGATATAATTTGTGAGTAGATTAGCAAGACTTTCTTCAATCATTCCTAAGTGAATCAAGCGTTACTAATGAACATCTAAAAAGTTATTATAAAATGCTGCTTCAAATGGGTGTGGAACACATATGAATATGCAGTATTTTCTGTATTGTATATACTTGAACAATTGAAGTAGTACCCTTTAAAAAAAGTCACAAGatatttaaagatatttactttaatttaaattaatacaaaactcatgctataaaaataatactgatGAATCTTATCTATTCTATGGTCACAGTTTTCTCGCTGAATGCGCCCATTAAAACATACAAaagtaatttgaaaatatccttataaaatgttttatactCTTAAAATTCGCATTCTTCTATTCTCTTAAGAAGCTCTTATCAATTGAAACTTTTACTTCAATTATCTATTGAGTATATACAACATaccaataattaaattttatatataaatataatgcaaatataatacattttttgacTCTGCTCTAATTATTTGGGGAGATTGATTTAAATGGTTAGATTAGATTTGTTTTCAGTATGTACAATATACTAATAGTTAATTTTGGCTTTTTTGAACATATAAGACCTCTTGCAtgactttaaattatttgggAAGAAACACTTTACTGGTTATGTTAGTTAGTTATGTTATGTTAGTTTCAGTATATGCAATATACCAATAGTTAATCTtagatttttggtacatatatgttaataaCCTTTGTCCGAGCTCAAATTATTTGGGaagataaattttaataattttatgaatattttcatACCTCAAATTGTAAAAAGATTCGTAAAACTATCCCAATTCACCTTCCTAAAACACCTTGAACTAAAATAACATTCTACAAATTatgcacaaaatatttaatttattcgcGGCTAAAATGATGGATTCGAGATAGCAAACTATTGTGACTTTTAGTTAATTATAGTTAATTATTTGTGCATATTAAATACGATTGTGCAAAGCCAAAACACGCACAATATGAACTCGAGATGGAGGGACGAGGGCGCTGAAAGGTCTCCACGGGCAATTTGTTTACCTTCGAAATGAGGCACAATTAAATCAGAGTAACAAATCATAAGAATTCACGATAAAACGCAAatcgtttttcgttttcgtttttgttttcttttttttctgcttttttggCAAGATTCAAAGGAATTTGTGGCGAGCAAATGTCGCTTTGTTTGCGCTTTTTGCCAAACATTGATTTCGAAGATTTCTGTGATTTTTTTGTGACAAGTACAGAAAAGTTCTCACGATGCCAGAAGCGCTTCACAGTTGCCCAAAAGGGTTTCACTCTCTGGGTCTCCACCGAGCTTGGCTCTGTCTGTGCATCTGAATCTGGGTCTTGACTTgggacagagacagagacagcgacagcgacagggACTGAGACTGAAACTGTGTTTGCAACTGCGACTGGGATCTCTCTCTGTGGTGCTTGTCGCTGTGGCACAAAGAAATTCTTGTGTCGCAAGTTCCAATTATACAAGGCCGCGGCACCAAATCGAAATTGGCCTTTTATGTAAGTAACCGATACGACACGATTCTGATTCTATGCTTTTGCATGACCATAAACAGGCCGAGATAAACTCAAGATCGCCGCCCGACGCTCCTCTCTGTTCTTCAGTTCCTCTGTTCCTCTCGATGGGCTTAGGGTTGCCTCTGTTGGCCAATCGCAGATTGAGTCAGCAAGCAGCCTGCGGTGACCGTTGACCAGTGACCGGTTTATTTTGCTCGCATCCCAAAGGCAGAAACTGCGACCAGGTTGCCTCACAGTTTTGTCGTCCCGTCGACACTTTGCTTCtctgtgttgttttttgctaTTCCCTTTCACTTAATTTATTGTGTGTATCGCCATTAGTTCTTTGCCGAGCACATCAAAACGAAACACAGCGATCAGATAACCCAAGGTACCaagaaggcaaaaaaaaaatcaacaagggagaaaagaaataaaaagagGACAGTGTTAGGAGGCGAAGATGTGTCGCAGGTTCGTCTGGTGATTTATGCCGTGTGAGTTTGCGAACTGATCGTTCAGCATAATCGAAATATCGCTGCAGCTAATAACAGCATCGACAGCAACTGCAATCTGAACGttgcagatacttttgtatcttgcGCATTGTTTCGCACTTTCGGCTACCGCACTTGGAGCAAATGATCGTGCCGCTTGATAAGCCAAGAGAGACACGCTAGCATATTGATTATGTGCTTAAGCCGATTGACAgttgcagatgcagatgcaaaTGCAGATACAGTTCAAGCTGCAGATACGTAGATACAGCTGGTTTATCCGCAATGAGTTGGCGTTTTTCTGCCCTCACTCTAATTGGGATTGCGACGCACTTGGGACTAAACAAATTAAGACTTTGTAAACAAGCCGCAGCCTCTTAAGTGAGTCGACAAAAAAGTCAAAAGGGGAAAGGGAGGCAGGGCAGGGCAGGGTAGGGCAGGGGCTGCGCTGTATCTAAGCG of Drosophila nasuta strain 15112-1781.00 chromosome 3, ASM2355853v1, whole genome shotgun sequence contains these proteins:
- the LOC132794164 gene encoding aspartate--tRNA ligase, cytoplasmic yields the protein MVEEKENVASANAASGQEPVSKKGAKKQAKAAKKAEQKAENAAAIAADEAAGDNAADHAAGRYGLSEMIQSKDKRSEREFVLVPELSQHVGKGLVWVRGRVHTSRAKGKQCFLILRQQSSSVQCILAVGDVISKQMVKFAGNIPKESIIDIQAKPVAVANKIESCTEQLVELSVEQIFVISQAKAQLPLQIEDASRPENPDDAEGLNIRVNQDTRLDNRVLDLRTPANQAIFRLEAGVCRLFRDILTDQGFTEIHTPKIISAASEGGANVFTVSYFKDSAYLAQSPQLYKQMAIAADFDKVFTVGAVFRAEDSNTHRHLTEFVGLDLEMAFKYHYHEVLHTIGNTFTAIFKGLRDKYSREIEAVGQQYKVDAFKFLEPPLILQFAEGVAMLREAGVETGDEEDLSTPNEKLLGRLVKAKYDTDFYILDKFPLAIRPFYTMPDPNNPVYSNSYDMFMRGEEILSGAQRIHDPEYLIERAKHHGIDTSKIAAYIESFRYGCPPHAGGGIGMERVVMLYLGLDNIRKTSMFPRDPKRLTP